DNA from Limnohabitans sp.:
CACGTTTCAATTTGCCTGTTGTATTGACCATGCACGCCCGCAAACGGTTGCTTGATCGTGCTATTTCCATCGAGGAGCTGATGCAAGTGATTGACACTGGTGAAACACGGTTCAAAGACCCAACCCATCTGTGGGCGTATAAAAATCTCCCTGGGCGAACTGATAATTTGGTCTGTGCGGTGCTGGTCCTCTAAGACGCCGTGGTCGTTAAAACCGTCATGCACGAATTTGTATTGGAGGATTAACCCATGAAAACCACCTACTACGACCAAGATGACATCTTGGTGATTCATCTCTCGGATAAACCCATTGCACGCGAGGTGTCGCAGGACTGGAACACGCATGTCAGCTACGCAGCTGATGGCACAGCCGTAGAAGTTGTCGTGTTGGACGCCAGAGCCAACGGCGCACTCCCGGTAGAAATCCTCCACGGCCAAGCCGCCTGATTGACTATCCCCCCATACCTGTCAATGCCCGAGCCACCCTACACGCCGCAAGACAAAGTGGACGTGGCGCAATTGGTTTACCAGCACATTCGGCAGCAGAGCTTGCGGGCATAGGCAAGCGGGTTTCAATTCAACGGGAATGTGGCTTTTATGTAGGCGATTGCGGTGAATATGCCGCTTATTCACCGCAATATTTGCGGTGAAAGATGGATGTCAACGCCTCGATAAGTCGGATTGCACGACACTATGACTTGCAAGGGTGACACTTTGAGCGACATAATGCCCCTAAATACTGTCGCTCTTAGTCACGCTTTCCCACTTAAGTGAGACAAATGACCCCTTAACAGGCCACCCCATGCCCCGCATCACCCCCGCCGACGAATTGCAACTGATCGAATCCATCGTGGCCGCGCACCCCGGTGGGATTGGCATTGCCGAGATCGAGGCGGCCATGGCACAGCGACAAGGCGGGTCGCTGAACCGTCGCACTTTGCAACGCCGCTTGCTCAAACTCATCGATGCGCAGCGGATCGCGTCTGAGGGGCAGAGCATTGCGCTGGTTTACAAGCCGGTGGCGCATGCTTGGGCGCAGCTTGCGGGCAGTAGCGGTGGTGGGGGCGTCATTACTCCTGAGGGCGTGGCCGAGGCGGAGCCCGATCTGCCGGTCTCGCCAGCGGGGGCCAGCATCCGTGATCGGGTCCGGCAGCCGTTGATGCACCGCCGCCCGGTGGGTTATCGGCGCGAGTTTCTAGAGGCGTATCAGCCGCGTGTCACGTTTTATTTGCCAGCTGCGCTGCGCAGCCAGCTGCACGAGATGGGCCGCACGCCCGCCAACGAACGACCCGCAGGCACCTACGCCCGCGACATCTTGAGCCGGTTGCTGGTGGATTTGTCGTGGGCTTCATCGCGGCTGGAGGGCAACACCTACAGCCGCCTGGACACGCAAAACCTGATCGAGCATGGACAGGCCGCGAAGGGCAAGGACGCCATCGAAACGCAGATGATCCTGAACCACAAAGCCGCCATCGAGATGCTGATCGAGGACACCGATGAGGTGGGCTTTGATGCCTTCACGTTCAAAAATCTGCATGCCGTGTTGTCGCAAGACTTGATGCGCGACCCGCAGGCCAGTGGCCGTCTGCGTCGGCGCTCGGTGGAGATTTCGGGCACGGTGTTTCACCCCGTCGCCATGCCCCAGGTGATTGAAGATTGTTTTGAGCTGTTGCTGAGCAAAGCCGCCGCCATTCCCGATCCGTTTGAGCAGGCGTTTTTCCTCATGGTGCAGCTGCCGTATTTGCAGCCTTTTGAAGATGTGAACAAACGCGTGTCGCGCATTGGCGCCAACTTGCCGCTGATCCAGCACAACCTGTGCCCCTTGTCGTTCATCGACGTGCCCGAGCGGGCGTACATCGAAGGCACTTTGGGCGTGTATGAATTCAACGAGGTCGATTTGTTGCGCGACGTGTTTGTGTGGGCGTATGAACGCTCTTGCCAGCGTTATCTGGCCATCACCCAAACCATGGTGGAGCCGAACCCCCTCAAAATCAAATACCGCGAAGCGCTGATTCAGGCCGTGCAGGCGGTGGTCAAGGGCCTGCAAGCGCCCAGCCCAGAGGTGCTGGCCACCGTGGTGGCGCGCATGCAGGTACCCGCAGCAGACCAGGACGCGTTCACCCGCATGCTGGCCGAGGCGCTGCACCAGTTGCACGAAGGCAGCGTGGCCCGCTACCGGCTGCGTCGCTCTGAATACCTGGCTTGGAAGTTGGCTTGCTCGGGTGGTGGCGATCACCTGTAACTTTTTGCCGCGCCGCAACGAACTGCAAGATGATCGGCGTTATGGTTCACTGTTGTTGATGGCGCCGATTTCGCCCCACTCGCCACGCCATTGCCCATTTTGGAGTTCCCCTTTCATGCGCCTTCGTCAAATTGTGTTGCTGCTCTTGCTGGCGCTGGCCATCGGTGCCTTTGTCGCGCTGGACCTGGGGCGCTACTTGAGCTTTGAGCAGCTCAAATCCAGCCAAGCCAGTTTTGCCTATCTGCATGCCGAGCAGCCGCTCACGGTGGCGGCGGTGTATTTCCTCGTCTATGTGCTGGCGACCGCGCTGTCCATTCCGGGGGCCGTGATCATCACCTTGGCCGGTGGGGCCATTTTTGGCTTGTGGCAGGGTTTGTTGATCGTGTCGTTTGCGTCCACCGTGGGCGCGACCTTGGCGTTTTTGGCATCGCGCTTTTTGTTGCGCGACTGGGTGGAGGCGCGCTTTGGTCAGCGCCTGGCCGACATCAACACGGGTGTGAACCGCGAGGGCGGTTTTTACCTCTTCACTTTGCGGCTGATCCCGGTCGTGCCTTTCTTCTTGATCAACCTGCTCATGGGCCTCACGCGCATGAAGGTGTGGACGTATTACTGGGTCAGCCAAATCGGCATGCTGGCGGGCACGGCGGTGTATGTGAACGCGGGCACGCAGTTGGCGCAACTCGAATCGCTGCAGGGCATTTTGAGCCCCGCGCTTTTGGGCAGCTTTGTGCTGCTGGGCATCTTCCCGCTGATCGCGCGCCGCATTGTGGCTGCGGTGCAAAAGCGCAAGGTCTATGCCCGTTGGGCCGACCAGCGTCCCCCAACTTTTGACCGCAATCTGATCGTCATCGGTGGCGGCGCGGGCGGTTTGGTCAGCGCCTACATCGCGGCAGCCGTCAAGGCCAAGGTCACGTTGATTGAGGCGCACAAGATGGGCGGCGATTGCTTGAACTATGGCTGTGTGCCGAGCAAAGCGCTGATCAAAAGCGCCAAGCTGGCCCACCAAATGCGCCACGCGTCGAACTACGGCCTGAGCGATGCGGCCCCGAGCTTCAGCTTCAAGGCGGTGATGCAGCGCGTGCACGACGTGATCAAAGCCATCGAGCCGCACGACAGCATTGAGCGTTACACCGGTTTGGGTGTGGAGGTGCTGCAGGGTTACGGCAGATTAGTGAACCCGTGGACGGTGGAGGTGGCGTTGAACGACGGTACAACCCAACGCTTGACGGCCCGCAGCATCGTGATCGCTGCCGGTGCCCGCCCCTTCGTGCCGCCCCTGCCCGGCTTGGGCGATGTGGGTTACGTGACCAGCGACACGCTGTGGGACGAATTTGCGAAGCTTGATGAAGTGCCTAAACGTTTGGTGGTGCTGGGCGGTGGGCCGATTGGTTGCGAGCTGGCACAAAGCTTTGCGCGACTGGGCTCGCACGTCACCCAAGTGGAAATGGGCGCACGCATCATGCTGCGCGAAGACGAGGAGGTGAGCGAACTCGCCCAAGCCTCACTGGAGGCCGACGGCGTGCAAGTGCTCACCGGCCACAAGGCGCTGCGCGGCGAGAGGGTTGACGGCGAAAAGACCCTGGTGGTGGAGCACGCCGGTGCAGAAAAACGCATCGTGTTTGACCAGTTGCTGTGCGCCGTGGGCCGCGTGGCGCGTTTGCAAGGGTATGGCCTTGAGGACTTGGGCATCCCCACGCACCGCACCGTGCAGACCAACTGAGTACCTGCAAACCCTCTACCCCAACATCTACGCCGCAGGCGATGTGGCGGGCCCGTTCCAGTTCACCCACACCGCCGCGCACCAAGCGTGGTACGCCGCCGTGAACGCGCTGTTTGGCGAGTGGAAGCTGTTCAAGGCCGATTATTCGGTGATTCCTTGGGCGACTTTCATCGACCCCGAGGTGGCGCGGGTGGGCCTGAACGAGCAAGAAGCCAAAGAGCAGAACATCCCGTATGAAGTCACCAAGTACGGCATCGACGATCTGGACCGCGCCATCGCAGACAGCGAG
Protein-coding regions in this window:
- a CDS encoding DUF2283 domain-containing protein — protein: MKTTYYDQDDILVIHLSDKPIAREVSQDWNTHVSYAADGTAVEVVVLDARANGALPVEILHGQAA
- a CDS encoding Fic family protein, whose protein sequence is MPRITPADELQLIESIVAAHPGGIGIAEIEAAMAQRQGGSLNRRTLQRRLLKLIDAQRIASEGQSIALVYKPVAHAWAQLAGSSGGGGVITPEGVAEAEPDLPVSPAGASIRDRVRQPLMHRRPVGYRREFLEAYQPRVTFYLPAALRSQLHEMGRTPANERPAGTYARDILSRLLVDLSWASSRLEGNTYSRLDTQNLIEHGQAAKGKDAIETQMILNHKAAIEMLIEDTDEVGFDAFTFKNLHAVLSQDLMRDPQASGRLRRRSVEISGTVFHPVAMPQVIEDCFELLLSKAAAIPDPFEQAFFLMVQLPYLQPFEDVNKRVSRIGANLPLIQHNLCPLSFIDVPERAYIEGTLGVYEFNEVDLLRDVFVWAYERSCQRYLAITQTMVEPNPLKIKYREALIQAVQAVVKGLQAPSPEVLATVVARMQVPAADQDAFTRMLAEALHQLHEGSVARYRLRRSEYLAWKLACSGGGDHL
- a CDS encoding DUF4258 domain-containing protein → MLFSTRFNLPVVLTMHARKRLLDRAISIEELMQVIDTGETRFKDPTHLWAYKNLPGRTDNLVCAVLVL